Proteins encoded in a region of the Acidobacteriota bacterium genome:
- a CDS encoding peptidyl-prolyl cis-trans isomerase, translating to MKRIVMSAVALAVASAGVLAAQALAPAVQSRPVVLQKVLVKVNGAIFTKTELEELQIEALREQAQRELTPMDLQNDAALREQLIKITPEIIANAVDYLIVIQRGRELGLRLSDAQFKDYIEGIKKDNQLDDKTFQLAMQQQGMTMEILRKRLEKEYLRQGVMSRDVAPRIAITEEEARQYYRAHPDEFMKPTMITVREISVLVPSEARAGEQVVNVALDEAALAKINAARERALKGEDFATLVTEFSQSGSKANGGLIGPLNLNELAEGLRKLLGPMKTGEIAEPLRTPTGYQLLKVELKDESTVEPFEAVRNQVGDKVQGERRQVEMLKFVESLRAQAIIEWKDEDLKKLYEQYRASQKKVD from the coding sequence ATGAAGCGAATAGTGATGAGCGCGGTCGCGCTGGCAGTGGCGTCGGCGGGTGTGCTGGCCGCGCAGGCGCTGGCTCCGGCGGTGCAGTCCAGGCCCGTGGTGTTGCAGAAGGTGCTGGTGAAGGTCAACGGGGCCATCTTCACCAAAACCGAGCTCGAAGAACTGCAGATCGAGGCACTGCGCGAGCAGGCTCAGCGTGAGCTGACGCCGATGGATCTGCAGAACGATGCGGCCCTTCGCGAGCAATTGATCAAGATCACGCCCGAGATCATCGCCAACGCTGTGGACTATCTGATCGTGATCCAGCGGGGCCGAGAGCTGGGCCTTCGGCTGAGTGACGCCCAGTTCAAGGACTACATCGAGGGCATCAAGAAAGACAATCAGCTCGACGACAAGACGTTCCAGTTAGCCATGCAGCAACAGGGCATGACCATGGAAATTCTTCGCAAGCGGCTTGAGAAGGAATACCTGCGCCAGGGCGTGATGTCGCGCGACGTGGCGCCGCGCATTGCGATTACCGAAGAAGAAGCGCGCCAGTACTACCGCGCTCACCCCGACGAGTTCATGAAGCCGACGATGATCACGGTGCGTGAGATTTCGGTGCTCGTGCCGAGCGAAGCTCGCGCGGGCGAGCAGGTGGTGAATGTAGCGCTGGACGAAGCCGCGCTTGCAAAGATCAATGCCGCTCGCGAGCGTGCGCTCAAGGGCGAAGACTTCGCGACGCTCGTCACCGAGTTTTCGCAGTCGGGATCCAAGGCCAACGGCGGATTGATCGGGCCGCTCAACTTGAATGAGCTGGCCGAAGGGTTGCGCAAGCTCCTGGGGCCGATGAAGACCGGAGAGATCGCGGAACCCCTCCGCACACCGACGGGTTATCAACTGCTGAAGGTCGAGCTGAAAGACGAATCAACCGTTGAGCCATTCGAGGCCGTGCGCAACCAGGTTGGCGACAAGGTGCAGGGTGAACGCCGCCAGGTGGAGATGCTCAAGTTCGTCGAGAGTCTGCGAGCGCAGGCGATCATCGAGTGGAAAGACGAAGACCTGAAGAAGCTCTACGAACAGTACCGCGCATCGCAGAAGAAAGTGGACTGA
- the mfd gene encoding transcription-repair coupling factor — protein MLHPSASLAFRSLLKSAATRAGLSRSLPRLAGLGPGAVAFHASALAQDGPVVLVVPTDQDVEQVTQDARFFLGVMKGLSDSQAEQAVLPFPSQEVDPYRGLAPHLQVASARARALAALATGTAQLVIASARALPPRLTDPSRLAAATIILKPGVEIPVHELRERLAVAGFTSEDPVDQHGEFFVRGGVVDLYPTSEEQPIRLEFIGDIIESVRRYDAATQRSLKALDSLTLTPQRELMPKIGGVGVHAALRNSLHDEAARAADEEDENDRTATFIDYVRRAGATLLIYELDDVASRGRGLEEQWRLSAEDAAAKNAMALPYEYFALAWADLEAWLERGSRLTQLALDDTAGEVHVPCQPVLEYRGRIGDWVEEIRQARERGDTVVFIAATPGRAERTIELLADYEVRGRVIGDNEDMARATVLVTTGHLSRGFHLPTGNLLLFAETDLFDEERRSSSERRKSAVRTFVSDFRDLKVDDLVVHIDNGIGRFVGLKKMAIGPGGEAQEFMELRYAGEDKLFVPLDRLDLVQKYTGGAAPTLDKLGGATWEKAKTRVKKAMRDMAEELLKLYAARKAVVGHAFTPDSHWQHEFDDAFEYVLTPDQQSAIADISKDMESTMPMDRLLCGDVGYGKTEVAMRAAFKAVMDGKQVAFLAPTTVLAFQHERTLKDRFAGFPVRIDMVSRFRSKSEQQASLEKLASGQLDIIVGTHRLLSKDVAFRDLGLLVVDEEQRFGVVHKERLKQIRKKVDVLTMTATPIPRTLNMSLVGIRDMSVIETPPRDRLSIQTHVVKFDQDVITRAIRTEIERGGQVYFVHNRVESIFSIAGLIQRLVPDVRIGIGHGQMGDGELEKVMVDFVAHKYDVLVSTTIVENGLDIGNANTIVINRADRYGLSQLYQLRGRVGRSDRRAYAYLLIPPEQSLSPIARKRLAAIREFSDLGSGFRIAALDLEIRGAGNLLGGQQSGHIEAVGFDMYTKLLEETIRELKGEDIEDDRRTAVNLKLNLRIDEQFIPDMNQRLAAYRRLANTRTVPEVDELIAELGDRYGLLPETVLNIAEYAKIRTMADRLGLETLEREGQAVVFKFRQSAKLDPVWLLKMVQTRGDLTLLPPAILKLDMTKPVLRPTPAVVKPTVPPPGRLNPKTTGRIKTPDVAPGRESWWTTRATTGEVTTGFTREEILAEAPTDPRAPGGVFERVRQVLEELGRGLTG, from the coding sequence GTGCTTCATCCGTCAGCGTCCCTCGCGTTCCGATCGCTGCTGAAGTCGGCCGCCACTCGCGCCGGCCTTTCCCGATCGCTGCCGCGCCTAGCCGGCCTTGGCCCAGGTGCTGTGGCGTTCCACGCCTCGGCGCTGGCGCAGGACGGTCCAGTGGTGCTGGTGGTGCCCACCGACCAGGACGTGGAACAAGTCACCCAGGACGCCCGGTTTTTCCTGGGCGTGATGAAAGGCCTGTCGGATTCCCAGGCCGAACAGGCCGTGCTGCCCTTCCCTTCCCAGGAAGTGGATCCGTACCGCGGCCTTGCTCCACATCTTCAGGTGGCCTCGGCGCGCGCGCGCGCCCTTGCCGCACTGGCCACGGGCACGGCCCAACTGGTGATCGCCTCCGCTCGGGCGCTGCCGCCCAGGCTCACCGACCCATCTCGGCTGGCGGCCGCCACCATCATCCTGAAACCCGGCGTCGAGATTCCCGTCCACGAACTGCGCGAACGCCTGGCCGTCGCCGGCTTCACGTCGGAGGACCCGGTCGATCAACACGGCGAGTTTTTCGTCCGCGGGGGCGTCGTCGATCTGTATCCGACCTCGGAAGAACAACCGATTCGCCTGGAGTTCATCGGCGACATCATCGAGTCTGTCCGCCGATACGACGCCGCAACGCAGCGCTCGCTCAAGGCGCTCGACTCGCTCACGCTGACGCCCCAACGGGAATTGATGCCCAAGATCGGCGGCGTTGGAGTTCACGCCGCCCTACGAAATTCCCTACACGACGAGGCCGCGCGAGCGGCCGATGAAGAAGACGAGAACGACCGGACGGCCACCTTCATCGACTACGTCCGGCGCGCTGGTGCCACGCTGCTGATCTACGAGTTGGACGACGTGGCGTCGCGAGGGCGTGGACTTGAAGAACAGTGGCGGTTGAGCGCGGAGGATGCGGCTGCCAAGAACGCGATGGCGTTGCCGTACGAATACTTCGCCTTGGCCTGGGCCGATCTGGAAGCGTGGCTCGAGCGCGGTTCCCGCCTTACGCAACTGGCGCTCGACGATACCGCTGGTGAAGTGCACGTGCCATGTCAGCCGGTGCTTGAATATCGAGGCCGCATCGGCGACTGGGTCGAAGAAATTCGACAGGCCCGCGAACGCGGCGACACCGTCGTCTTTATCGCGGCCACGCCGGGTCGGGCCGAACGCACCATCGAGTTGCTGGCCGACTACGAAGTGCGTGGCCGCGTCATCGGCGACAACGAAGATATGGCCCGGGCGACAGTGCTGGTCACCACCGGCCACCTGTCGCGCGGCTTCCACCTCCCCACCGGCAACCTGCTGCTGTTCGCAGAGACCGACCTGTTCGACGAGGAACGCCGCAGCAGCAGCGAGCGCCGCAAGTCGGCTGTGCGCACGTTTGTCTCGGACTTCCGCGACCTCAAAGTGGACGACCTGGTCGTACACATCGACAACGGCATTGGCCGGTTCGTCGGGCTCAAGAAAATGGCCATCGGCCCTGGGGGCGAAGCGCAGGAGTTCATGGAACTGCGTTACGCCGGCGAAGACAAACTCTTCGTGCCGCTCGATCGGCTCGACCTGGTTCAAAAGTACACCGGCGGCGCCGCACCCACCCTCGACAAGCTGGGTGGCGCGACCTGGGAAAAAGCCAAGACGCGCGTCAAGAAGGCGATGCGCGACATGGCCGAGGAGCTGCTCAAGCTCTACGCCGCGCGCAAGGCCGTGGTCGGCCACGCATTCACACCCGACTCACACTGGCAGCACGAGTTCGACGATGCGTTTGAGTATGTGCTCACGCCCGACCAGCAGTCGGCAATCGCGGATATTTCCAAAGACATGGAATCCACGATGCCGATGGACCGCCTGCTCTGCGGCGACGTTGGTTACGGCAAGACCGAAGTCGCCATGCGCGCGGCGTTCAAAGCCGTGATGGACGGAAAACAAGTCGCGTTCCTTGCGCCTACCACGGTGCTGGCGTTTCAGCACGAGCGCACGTTGAAGGACCGGTTCGCCGGCTTCCCTGTTCGCATCGACATGGTGAGCCGCTTCCGCAGCAAGTCAGAGCAGCAGGCCTCGCTCGAGAAACTCGCGTCAGGCCAACTCGACATCATCGTTGGCACGCATCGCCTGCTGTCGAAAGACGTGGCGTTTCGCGACCTCGGCCTGCTGGTGGTGGATGAAGAGCAGCGATTCGGCGTGGTGCACAAGGAACGGCTGAAGCAGATTCGCAAGAAGGTCGATGTGCTGACAATGACCGCGACGCCGATCCCGCGGACGTTGAACATGTCGCTGGTGGGGATCCGCGACATGTCGGTGATTGAGACACCGCCACGCGACCGGCTCTCGATTCAGACGCACGTGGTGAAGTTTGACCAGGACGTGATCACCCGCGCGATCAGGACCGAGATTGAGCGAGGCGGCCAGGTGTATTTCGTCCACAACCGCGTGGAGTCGATCTTCTCCATCGCCGGGCTGATTCAGCGGTTAGTGCCTGACGTTCGGATTGGTATTGGCCACGGCCAGATGGGCGACGGCGAGCTGGAAAAGGTCATGGTCGACTTTGTCGCCCACAAGTACGACGTCCTCGTCTCCACCACCATCGTCGAAAACGGCCTCGATATCGGGAACGCGAACACCATCGTGATTAACCGCGCCGATCGGTATGGCCTGTCGCAGCTGTATCAGCTGCGAGGACGAGTGGGGCGATCGGACCGGCGGGCCTATGCGTACCTGCTGATTCCGCCCGAACAGTCGCTGTCGCCGATAGCCAGGAAGCGTTTGGCGGCAATTCGCGAATTCAGCGACCTCGGGTCGGGCTTCCGGATTGCGGCCCTCGACCTTGAAATCCGCGGCGCCGGAAATCTCCTGGGCGGCCAGCAGAGCGGGCACATCGAAGCTGTCGGATTCGACATGTACACGAAGCTTCTCGAAGAGACCATTCGGGAGCTGAAGGGCGAAGACATCGAGGATGACCGCCGGACCGCCGTGAATCTGAAGCTCAACCTCAGGATTGACGAGCAGTTCATCCCCGATATGAACCAGCGACTGGCGGCCTACCGACGCCTGGCTAACACCAGGACCGTGCCTGAAGTTGACGAGCTAATTGCCGAACTTGGCGATCGTTATGGGCTATTGCCAGAAACAGTGCTAAATATAGCCGAATACGCGAAGATCCGAACGATGGCTGATAGGCTGGGCCTGGAGACCCTGGAGCGTGAAGGCCAGGCAGTAGTGTTCAAGTTCAGACAGTCTGCCAAATTAGACCCTGTTTGGCTGCTTAAAATGGTCCAAACCCGAGGTGATTTGACGCTTTTACCCCCTGCGATCCTCAAGCTCGATATGACCAAACCGGTGTTGCGGCCCACCCCTGCGGTGGTTAAACCGACTGTACCGCCGCCCGGGCGTCTGAATCCAAAGACGACAGGGCGGATCAAGACGCCAGATGTGGCGCCGGGCCGAGAATCGTGGTGGACCACCCGAGCGACGACCGGCGAGGTCACCACGGGGTTCACCCGGGAAGAGATTCTGGCCGAGGCGCCGACGGACCCAAGGGCGCCAGGCGGTGTGTTTGAACGGGTGCGGCAGGTGCTCGAGGAACTCGGGCGCGGGCTGACGGGGTAA
- the rfaE2 gene encoding D-glycero-beta-D-manno-heptose 1-phosphate adenylyltransferase, with translation MVVLSSRSEAAAWAERARAAGQRIAYTNGVFDLLHPGHVRYLQAARAEGDVLIVAINSDRSVSAIKGPTRPLTPEAERAEVLDALACVSAVVVFDEETPAEIIKAIQPDVLVKGADWAPDKIVGRDTVEARGGKVILMPVEQGWSTTSIIEKVKGSS, from the coding sequence TTGGTGGTCCTCTCGTCCAGATCCGAAGCCGCCGCATGGGCTGAGCGCGCGCGCGCCGCCGGCCAGCGCATCGCGTACACCAACGGCGTGTTCGACCTGCTCCACCCAGGTCACGTCCGGTACCTGCAAGCGGCCCGGGCCGAAGGCGACGTGCTCATCGTCGCCATCAACTCCGACCGGTCGGTCAGCGCGATCAAGGGACCCACAAGACCCCTCACGCCTGAGGCCGAACGGGCCGAGGTGCTGGACGCGCTGGCGTGCGTGAGCGCAGTGGTGGTTTTTGACGAGGAGACGCCCGCCGAGATCATCAAGGCCATTCAACCCGATGTGCTGGTGAAAGGCGCCGACTGGGCGCCAGACAAGATCGTCGGCCGAGACACAGTTGAGGCCCGAGGCGGCAAGGTCATCCTGATGCCCGTGGAACAGGGCTGGTCCACAACCTCGATCATTGAAAAGGTGAAGGGCAGTTCCTAA
- a CDS encoding DUF2075 domain-containing protein, with the protein MSDPAFSRSYYAADVADFLANTTESVLGALTARSGFSVDPPQRDAWIGEIEILKASLAGLTGALFLEFDVPRVGSRIDTVLISGSAVFVIEFKVGEGRIKISDYNQAWDYALDLKNFHQASHTVPIIPILVATEAPDFEPILLPPADDAVYPPMTCNAVRLRRAIQVGLDAISGPDLDATSWAQAPYQPTPTIIEAAQALYSQHSVDAIARHDAGARNLRLTSAAVESIIDAAKTEGRKAIVFVTGVPGAGKTLVGLNVATKRRDQASPTHAVFLSGNGPLVKVLSEALARDEVARLRAKKDRTRKGDVRQKIKAFIQNVHHFRDEGLKHPGPPSDHVVIFDEAQRAWNHAMTADFMRRKKGRPGFTQSEPEFLLSYLDRHPDWAVVICLVGGGQEINRGEAGISAWLEAVSTTASTWTAHISPNLTDSEYDAVSAIERLAGTAKVVQDDRQHLAVSMRSFRAENVSHFVKAILDLEAAEARDLLTAVLPRYPIVITRDLDRAKDWIRKKARGSERYGLVASSGAQRLKPHAVDVRVEVDPVHWFLNDRDDTRSSFYLEDAATEFQVQGLELDWVCVTWDADFRFARTRWSGHSFKASKWQNVKNEDRRSYLRNAYRVLLTRARQGMVICVPPGDKTDPTRSPAFYDPTFEYLSSVGLPVL; encoded by the coding sequence ATGTCGGACCCCGCATTCTCCCGGTCGTACTACGCCGCTGATGTCGCGGACTTCCTTGCCAACACGACGGAGTCGGTCCTGGGCGCGCTTACGGCGAGAAGTGGGTTTTCGGTCGATCCGCCACAGCGCGATGCCTGGATCGGCGAGATCGAGATCCTCAAGGCGTCACTCGCCGGGCTAACTGGAGCGCTCTTTCTCGAGTTTGATGTTCCCCGCGTTGGCAGCAGAATCGACACGGTATTGATCAGTGGATCGGCGGTCTTCGTGATCGAGTTCAAGGTCGGAGAGGGCCGAATCAAGATCAGCGACTACAACCAGGCGTGGGACTACGCGCTGGATTTGAAGAACTTCCACCAAGCTAGTCACACCGTCCCAATCATCCCGATCCTCGTTGCGACTGAAGCGCCAGACTTCGAGCCGATCCTCCTGCCGCCGGCCGACGACGCCGTCTATCCACCCATGACCTGCAATGCCGTGCGGCTTCGGCGCGCAATTCAGGTTGGACTCGACGCGATCAGCGGGCCAGATCTCGATGCCACAAGCTGGGCCCAGGCACCCTACCAACCGACGCCAACGATTATTGAGGCCGCGCAGGCGCTCTATTCCCAACACTCTGTTGATGCCATCGCCCGCCACGATGCTGGCGCCCGCAATCTCAGGCTCACGTCCGCAGCGGTTGAGTCAATCATCGACGCCGCCAAGACCGAGGGACGCAAAGCGATTGTCTTCGTCACCGGAGTGCCTGGCGCCGGCAAGACGCTCGTCGGCCTCAACGTCGCTACGAAGCGGCGGGATCAAGCGAGTCCAACTCACGCAGTGTTCCTCTCAGGAAACGGCCCGCTGGTCAAAGTGCTTAGCGAGGCGCTGGCCAGGGACGAGGTAGCCCGCCTGCGCGCGAAAAAGGACCGGACGCGGAAGGGCGACGTACGGCAGAAGATAAAGGCCTTCATCCAGAACGTGCATCACTTTCGCGATGAGGGCCTCAAACACCCAGGTCCACCAAGCGATCATGTCGTGATCTTCGATGAAGCCCAACGTGCCTGGAATCACGCCATGACGGCTGACTTCATGCGCCGGAAGAAAGGCCGGCCAGGCTTCACGCAATCCGAACCAGAGTTCCTGCTCTCATATCTCGACCGTCACCCAGATTGGGCCGTGGTCATCTGCCTTGTAGGCGGCGGCCAGGAGATCAACCGAGGCGAAGCGGGCATCTCTGCCTGGCTGGAGGCGGTTTCGACGACGGCTTCAACCTGGACCGCGCACATTTCACCGAACCTGACCGACTCCGAGTACGACGCAGTGAGCGCCATAGAACGCTTGGCCGGCACGGCCAAAGTCGTTCAGGATGATCGCCAACATTTGGCCGTGTCCATGCGGTCATTCAGGGCAGAGAATGTCTCACACTTCGTCAAGGCCATTTTGGATCTTGAGGCGGCAGAAGCCCGTGACCTGCTCACGGCGGTCCTTCCACGCTACCCGATCGTCATTACCAGAGATCTGGACCGAGCCAAGGACTGGATTCGCAAGAAAGCGCGAGGATCTGAACGGTACGGACTAGTGGCGTCGTCAGGTGCTCAGCGGCTGAAGCCTCACGCGGTTGATGTCCGGGTTGAGGTGGACCCGGTCCATTGGTTTCTCAACGATCGGGATGACACGAGGTCGAGTTTCTACTTGGAAGACGCCGCGACAGAGTTCCAAGTGCAAGGACTGGAACTGGATTGGGTGTGTGTCACTTGGGATGCCGACTTCCGCTTTGCCAGAACCAGATGGAGCGGCCACTCGTTCAAAGCCAGTAAATGGCAGAACGTGAAGAACGAAGATCGCCGCAGTTACTTGCGCAACGCGTACCGAGTCCTACTCACTCGTGCCCGCCAGGGCATGGTGATTTGTGTTCCCCCTGGCGATAAGACCGACCCAACGCGATCCCCTGCGTTTTATGATCCCACGTTCGAGTACCTCTCGAGCGTGGGGCTTCCGGTCCTTTAA
- a CDS encoding ABC transporter ATP-binding protein, giving the protein MNSTAITLDHVSKIYRRYGGRQFSTLKSALLSGDLVRKLRPEETFQALKDVSFTVPKGCTYGVVGRNGSGKSTALKLVAGITKPTIGTVTVEGRISALIELGAGFHPEISGRENVFINGIMLGLTKKEITRRFDEIVEFAELTEFIDAPVKTYSSGMYMRLGFAVAIHVDPDVLLVDEVLAVGDEGFTHKCLDKFGEFKRRGKTILLVTHSLGLVERFCDEAVWLDAGEKKAEGDPTRVVGTYVTDVARQEERFLAASDEKAKHDAGGAGQATPAGPVEAESHFGDMNQAGEGRWGSGGVEIASVDFQDANGQSTHVFHTGEQMRVILGVKAAAPVRDFVFGIGLFTADGAMVYGTNTDIEELESDRLEGEATVTLTVDSLDLVEGTYKLDVAVHKRDGAPYDYHRLLHTFRVKSRIKDGGIYRPKHHWDFSTAIRFKAPK; this is encoded by the coding sequence GTGAACTCGACGGCCATTACGCTTGATCACGTCAGCAAGATCTATCGCCGGTATGGCGGCCGTCAGTTTTCCACGCTGAAGAGCGCGCTGCTTTCAGGGGATCTCGTCCGCAAGCTCAGGCCTGAGGAGACGTTTCAGGCGCTGAAGGACGTGTCGTTCACCGTGCCGAAGGGCTGCACCTATGGCGTGGTCGGCCGGAACGGATCGGGCAAGAGCACCGCGTTGAAACTGGTGGCCGGGATCACGAAGCCGACCATCGGTACTGTGACCGTCGAAGGCCGCATCTCGGCGCTCATTGAACTGGGCGCCGGGTTTCACCCGGAGATCTCCGGCCGGGAAAACGTCTTCATCAACGGCATCATGCTGGGCCTGACGAAGAAGGAGATCACAAGGCGCTTCGACGAGATCGTGGAATTTGCCGAGCTCACCGAATTCATCGACGCGCCGGTGAAAACCTACTCGTCCGGTATGTACATGCGCCTGGGTTTTGCCGTGGCGATTCACGTGGATCCCGACGTGCTGCTTGTGGACGAGGTCCTGGCGGTTGGCGACGAGGGCTTCACGCACAAGTGCCTGGACAAGTTTGGTGAGTTCAAGCGGCGCGGTAAAACCATCCTGCTGGTGACGCACTCGCTGGGACTCGTCGAGCGATTCTGCGACGAAGCCGTGTGGCTCGACGCGGGCGAGAAGAAGGCCGAGGGTGATCCCACGCGCGTGGTCGGGACGTATGTCACGGACGTGGCTCGTCAGGAAGAGCGGTTCCTCGCGGCGTCGGATGAAAAGGCGAAGCACGATGCCGGCGGTGCCGGGCAGGCCACCCCGGCTGGTCCGGTGGAGGCCGAGAGTCACTTCGGCGACATGAATCAGGCGGGCGAGGGCCGCTGGGGATCTGGCGGCGTGGAAATCGCGTCGGTGGATTTCCAGGATGCCAATGGCCAGTCCACGCACGTATTTCACACCGGCGAGCAGATGCGCGTGATTCTGGGTGTGAAGGCCGCAGCGCCAGTGCGCGATTTTGTGTTTGGCATCGGCTTGTTCACCGCCGATGGCGCCATGGTCTACGGCACCAACACCGATATTGAAGAACTTGAGTCGGACCGTCTCGAGGGCGAGGCCACGGTCACCCTCACGGTGGATTCACTCGACCTCGTCGAGGGCACCTACAAGTTGGACGTCGCAGTTCATAAGCGCGACGGCGCCCCGTACGACTACCATCGGCTGCTGCACACCTTTCGCGTGAAGTCGCGCATCAAGGATGGTGGGATTTACCGTCCGAAGCACCACTGGGACTTCTCCACCGCGATCCGGTTCAAGGCGCCCAAGTAG